GGGcatagagtaggtgctcagtaaaaatTCCTGGATGGAAGGGGCTGGGACCTGTGTAgctcccagtgcctggcactgtCTAAATGACCATGTGCACTCCTCACCTACCGCCATGCCTTCCCTGTGGAGTCACTGGCCCATTTCACAAAGGATGGAACCAACCCTAGAGTCGGCAAAACCCTCAGCAGTTTTCTCCGAAAAAAACCCCGGGCCTGCATAGCCGGTAGTGGTGAAGCTGGGATTCAGGCAGAGCCCAGCCACAGTCTTTGGGGAAATAGGTTTAGGAGACCCAAATTTCGAGATGCAGGCAATGCCCAAGGAAAAGTTGTTGTCTGAGGTCTGTCTGCAAGTGGCTGCCACTGGATTCAAACCCTGATTGGCCTCCCAGCACAGCATTAAGCTCAACAGAATGTTTGGGGGATGCACCCTCCCTCCGTGCAGGTGCTTAGGGGCCATTagctggaggggagcaggtgcaGGACGTGGGTCTCCATGAATAATTGAGGATCTCGGGCAGGTGGCCGCCCCACAGCTGTCACCGGGCcacaggcagggaaggggcatTGGTGATGTCACTTCCTCCCCTGCGGGGCCAGAGGCACAGGTTATAAGCAGCTGCCGCACCATCCAGTGCAGCCACTGAGCACTCTGGTCAGGACGCCCCACCATGCAGCGCCGCGGGCCCGCCTCTGTGCTGCTGTTGCTGCCGTTGCCCCTGCTGTTGGCGCTGCTGCTGGGGGCAGGTGAGTGCCAGAAACTAGAAAGGGGACTTTCTCGGCCAGCTCAGGGACCAGGGACTTGAGGGACCAGGGGGCCGGAATGGTGCACCCAGTGGTGTCAGACTAGAGACTTTGCTGGCTGAGCTGTCCAGGTGGGGATGGTGCACCCAGTAGgtaggctgggggaggggacaggtgaGTAACAGGATGCGCTTGAACCTGGAATCCGCACCAAGGACAGCATGGGGTGGGGGCTGTCCGAGCCCAGCACCCATCTCCTTCCTCCACAGCCACCGCTGCTCCCTTGGTGCCAAGATCCTCCAAGGAAGAGGTGAGGAGTGCGGACCCCTTGCCCTGCCTCATCTTCCCCACACCCTGGCCCTCTGACCAGCCTGCATGATCATCTCCTCTCCACACCCCCAACTGTTCTCATTCCCCCATCCACCCTGCCCTCAAtctcccctctgtcccttcaCCAGCTGACTCGCTGTCTGGCCGAGGTGGTCACGGAAGTGCTGGCGCTGGGCCAGGCCCAGAGAAGCCCCTGCACAGCTCTCCTCCACAAAGGTAAGCAGGCCCGAGTTCCTCCTGGGAGCCCCCACCCTACCTTGGGTTTTGgtcagggcttcctggaggacgGGGTGTCTCCTCCAGGCCCCCTTGCCTGGGTTGGCATAGCACTACACAGTGTCCACCTGGCCTCCAGCTCCACCCGTGGGGTTCCCTGCAGAGGTGTGGGATGGGGGCACAGAATGTACCCCTGACCTGACCCTCCTCTCCCAGTTTTGGGCAGCCCCCCTGTGGGACCTTGGGTGCACCCCAGAACTCTAGGTCTCAGTTTCCCGATTTGCAGCACAGAGAgcgtcctctctctttctgccagaaATGTGTCAGACAGAGCCTTATGGCTGTGTGTCCGCCAAAGAGAAAGGCCTACTGCTTGAGGATTTCAAGAAGCAAGAGGCTGGGAAGACAAGGTCCAGCCAGGaagtgagggaagaggaagaggaggcagcgGAGAGGGCCCACAAGTCTGAGGTGCGGGAACAGACCATCCACGAGCAGCTCCACAGCCGGCTCCGCCAGGAGGAgaacgaggaggaggaggaggaggagaaggcagaggaggaggagaaaaggaagaagagggggcCCATGGAATCCTTCGAAGGCGAAGGCCTGTGGAGGCATCGCCTAGAGGGCAGAGGGGGCCCCCAGAAGCGAGTGGCAGAGCAGGCCAGTGACGAGGAGACAGCGCAGTTCGAGGCGGAGGAGAAGGGCCTGCAGGTGCTAGGCGAGGGCGGCGGCCTGTGGCGGGGAGCCGAGGGGGGCGGAGGAGAGGGACACGAGGACTCGCTGCACCGCCACCGCTCCCACCAGTCAGAAGCTGagcccaagcaggaggagaaggaagaggcttcGGAGAGGGAGGTGAGTGCAGGAGGTGATGGGCCAGCGGGGTGGACCGGACGGTCAGGGGATTCCAAGCAAACACGTACCAGCGTTGAGCCATAGATAGCCAATATCTACCACAAGTGGAGCCTAGTGACGGGGACTGAGAGCAGGAAAGGCAGCAACAGCCAGGCAAGGTCAAGGCCGGATCAAGATGGTCAAGATGGCTGAGATGAGAGTGACTGAGATGGCCGTGAACGGCGAACTGAGTCAGTCAGCACTGTGGTCTGTGGCGAGCAGTGTGGCCGCGTGGAAAGAGGCTGCCATGCTTGGTCCAGCGGACCAGGGATGGACGCCACTGCTGAGTCACGGAAAGTAGGCTGTCCCCACGACTGGTGGCAGTAGCCACAATGGCCAGCACCTCAAAAAGGGGTCCTGGTCTCCAAGCCTGGCACCTTTACTGGTCCTCTCTGCTGCTGTGGGCGAGGCAGTCAACACGGACTGTGCAGCCGGTCACGTTGGCCATCCCCCTCTGGCCCCCATTGAGGTCCATGGGGACCAGGGTGACCCTCCCTGCTGGCTGCTGTTGTGCAAAGTGACATAGGCCACATTCACGGGTGACTCTTGGGGTGGCCCGCCCTTGAAGATGGCTGCTGATCCACCCCTTTCTGACCCCGCCCCACCAGGAGCACGACATGGAGCGGCTGGAGCACGTGAGAAAGGAGCTGAAGAAGGCAACCGAGATTCTGGGGGAGGAGATCAGGAGGGAGGGATGACTCCCGACACCTCCTATGGCCTAGGACTGTGGACCCCCCAAGCTCACCTCACAGCCCACTCCGTCCCCCAGCCTGCAGGCATGGGGGAAGGGTGGGCTGTGCGACCAGTCCCAGGGCCTGAACCTGAGCTGGGCAGAGGAGCTCACTGACTCAGGACACATCCGGCCCCCCGTGTCACCCCCTCCAATCCCTCCTTGTGAATAAAGCACAAAGAAAACCACTAAGGCTTGTGTGGTGCTTGATTTTGGACAGACAGGGACCCAGGAATAAACTGAAAGACTGGGAAGGCGACCGTCGGTCTAGTCTCTGGTTATCAGAAGCGGGATTTTATTAAACTGGAAACTCTATTAACAATGAGGTCAGATGGTGTCATCAGGGAGAAGTTTATTAAACTGGAAACTCTATAAACAATGAGGTCAGACGGGGTCATCAGGGAGAGGTTTTGAGGCTGGGGTAGGAGGTAGCCGGTTTGGGCTCTGGCCACTGTGGACCACGATGTCGTCGTATTCATCCTGGGGGTAGAGGGGGGGCAGGCACGGGCTCAGGCGGCTGTCACCCTGCCAGCCATCCAGTTTCTCCCGCCCACCCTGGCAACTGGGTCTTGCCTGGAAAAGCCCAAGTTCCCCCCACTCAAATCCCCCGCTCCTGGTTTGCCACCCACCACATTCAAGGTCACGCATGTTCTCCCACAGCCTGCCGGCTGCACAGGCTCCAGCTCTGCTGCTTTGCTGGACCTTCGGCAGCCGCAGCCGCTGGGGCCGCCCCTCCTCGggtgcctccctctgcccctacccagactcctcacacccccacccccaggcttgtCCCCTACCCTCCCCCCCTGGGGTAGTGTCTCTGCTGCCTGGATTCCCCCAAACAACCTCCTCACTGCTGGCGCAGGTCTTTCCCCGCTGTCACCAGCATTGGGATCACTGCTGCCTGAGGTCAGGTTCCTGCCGCCGTCTGAGTTCTCCAACTCTTCCTCTGCACAGTCACTCCCTACGCTGTCAGCCACTGCTGCCAACCACTGCCATTACGGGTCACTCCGACCGACATCTTTTCTCTAACTCTGCCTGAGTTCTCATTCTGGCTTTGCCTTAGGTTTCTCAAACACCACTCCCCGCCTGCTCCCCGCCAGCCCTGTCCAGGGCTCCCCAGACTGCTGACAGCCCTGGAACCGCTGCCTGAGTTCTCTGACCGCAGCGGCCTGGGGTCAGTTTCACTATGCTGCCTTCTCCCCGCTTCCCACCTGCCCGTTTACCCTGACCCCCCAGCTGGGACACCCAGTCTTTCCTCCTGACTCACGCCCTCGTCCCCGCTGTCACTGTCGCTACTGCTGCTGCAGGGGCGAGGCCTGTCGTCCTCATCCTCAGGCTCAGGGGCTCCATGTGCACGGAGAAGGCGGGCGAGGATGGGGTTGGGCCGGAGCATGGCACTGCCCAGTGGGGTGCGGCCGCCATACATGCGGGTAGCGGGGTCGGCACCTGCCCTCAGGAGGAGCTCCAGGACATCGGCGGCTTGGGCCTCCACTGCCAAGTGTAGGGGGCTCCGGCCACAAGTGGGCTCCTGTGAGGAGCAGCAGAGAGGTCAGGGAGGCCCTGGCCCACTCTGAGGGACAATCTGCCCTGCCACACCTTCTCCCTAGGGCAGCTCACCAGTTTGTTGAGGTCTGCTCCAGCCTCCCGGAGCAGCCGAACCATCTCGGCATCTTTGTGGATGACAGCCACGTGAAGTGGGGTATGGCCTGGGGACAGAGTGACAGGTGTCAGACAATGGGGGTGGGCCCAGGCCCCAAATGCCAAGGTCCTAGGGGAGGGCTTCTTAGCGTGAGTTTGGGGTCCAGCTCCTGAATTCCTGGGTAAGTCAAAGAGGCAAGGGCACCCCCCACTGCCTAAGTCTTGATTGTCTGGAACTTGCTGGCGACAACAGTGCCTGACTTTGGAATGTCTGGGGCTTATAGGTGAAGAGTCTGGGGGCTTTGGACAGTTAGCCTGGATCTTGGGACTGGGACAGTGAGTCTCTGGTCTTTATTTTACAAAGGACCTGGACCCCCAGGAAGATGGGATCTTTTTTCCCAGGAGGCCTGGCTGAGGGCTGTCCCGGAACCCAGTGTAAATCTCTGGGAACCTGGGCCTTGAGTTCCCTCATCCTGTGTAGACTAGGACCTATGGTTTCGGTGGCAGGGGACAAGGTCCAGAGTGAGCTGTGCCTTCCAGCTGGGGAACCTGGGCCCAACAATAGGATCTTAGTAGTTCTAGGCCTATGGGTGATGGGTCTGGATCCTAAGTGGTCTTGGGCCTCCACGTGGTCCAGATACTGAATCCCACAAGACCGAGACTGTCAGTAATCTGGAGCCTCAGGGGGAGCCTTTCCTCCTGCCTGGGTCCCTGAAGCCTCAGTATTATTTCCCAAGGGGCTGGGTCTTGAGTCAGGAGAATCGAGCCCAGTGCCCAGCACTCTCACTCTGCTCAGgagcccaggccctgcccagTGACTGGGAACCCTCACCCTCATAGTTCTCAGCCTCCAACTGCAGCTTCCAATCCTCCTCACTCTCTTCATCTTCCTTCTCCGAGTCGGGTTCGGGGTACAAGGTGACAGGTGGGCGGTCGGCATCAGAGGTGCAGTCAGGGCCCTGAGCAAGGTAGGTGTTGGGGGCTCCCCTGGCGCACCGGGGACGGGGCTGGAGAAGCACGCGAGCGCAGGCATGTGCCCTCATGCGACAGGCCAGGTGCAGCGCTGTGTGTCCCCCACGCTCCGCCACGTGCAACCCGGCACCCGCCGCGTACAACTTCTCCACTGTGGACGCCTCCCCCAGGATGGCTGCCAGGTGAAGGGCTGTctgcaggggcagagggcaggggttAGGGGTTGCACTGAGAGCCTGGCCCCAAGCCCTGTActggccctgggtggctcacctggCCCAGGTCATTCTGCAGGTCTAGGTACTCGGTGCCAGCTGCGAAGCCTAGGAGGAAATCCAGGAAGGGCTCGTGCTGATGAATCACCGCCAAGTGCAGTGCCCTGAAGACAAAGACGGGGAACAGAGGACAGAGGTGAAgtaccctggggcacctggatggaaCAGTTGGTCAAGCATCATGGCTTCGGCTTGattggtttcggctcaagtcatgatctcaggggtcgttgagatcaagccccaggtcgggctctgtgctcagcgcagcgtctgcttgagatcctctctgcctctccttctgcccccctacTCATACTCCTTCATTCCAccagctaagccagccaggcgcccccaaaaggacgattttaaaatgaaaagaacatcaGTGAGCTATGGGACAACTTCAAGCAGTCTGATAATATTTGAAACTTAAGTCCCTAAATGGAGGTGGGGgatagaaaagaaacatttgaagaaataacatctgggaaattttccaaatttgatgaaaactataaactcatATATCCaagaatgagaaatatttttttaaaactatgtcaatgggacacctgggtggctcagtccgttaagcatctgccttcagctcaggtcatgatcccagggtcctgggatcgagtcccacatcgggctccttgttcagtggggagcctgcttctccctctgactctgcctgcagctctgcctgcttgttctctccctctctctctctgacaaatgaattaaaaaataaaatcttaaaaaaaaaaaaaaaacaactatgccAAGGCCCAACATAAAAATCCTGTTCAAAACCAATGATGAAGACAAAAATCTCAGGGGTGCCTgcgcggctcagtcggttaagcacccaactcttggtttcagctcaggtcacaatctcaggatcgtgaaattgagtccctcatcaggctcctcactcagcatggagtctgcttgagattccctgtctctccctctccctctgcacccctccccacccagcacttgcttgttcactctctctctaaaataaataaagtctaaaaaagacaaaaatctcaaaagcagccagagaaagagatacttcaagtcagaaaaataaaaataaggatgatAGCAGATGTCCTATAAGAAATAAGGCAAGGGAACACACTGGAGCAACCTCTTTCAAGTATTCAAAGACAGTCAATCtaggattctgattttttttaagattttatttatttatttgacagagatcacaagtaggcagagaggcaggcagagagagaggaagggaagcagggtccctgctgagcagagatccccatgcaggtctcaatcccaggaccctgagatcatgacccgagccgaaggcagaggctttaacccactgagccatccaggcgccctggattctgattttttttttaagattttatttatttatttgtcagagagagaaagagagagagagcgagcacaggcagacagagtggcagagggagaagccggctccctgcagggcaaggagcccaatgtgggactcgatcccaggacgctgggatcatgacctaagccgaaggcagctgcttaaccaactgagccacctaggtgtccctggattctgattttttaaagtagactccataccccatgtggagcccaacttggggcttgaactcatgaccctgagatcaggacctgagctgagatccacaGTTggatgtttcactgactgagccatgcaggcgcccctcaacctagaattttttattttttttttaagattttatttacttgagagaaagagagttgagtgagagagagaacaggagtaggggtagggatagaaggagagggagaagcagactccttactgagcagggagcctaacacggggcttgatcccaggtgccccagacctaGAATTCTTTAacccagcaaaaatatctttcaaaaagataaataatgatgCTTTCAAGTATACAAAAGCCAAAGGAACTTATTGTCAGCAGACCCACATCGCCAAAGAAAGGTCAAAGGATATCTGTGAGCGAAAGGAAAATGACATGACACAGCAATTAAGGgcctacataaaagaaaaattaacataaaaatagtaacttttgGGGTAAATATGGAAGATTTTTGCTCGTTATctaagtctctttttttttatgtaagtGACTTTAGAaggtaatttgaaaaaaatacttgagtGTTTAAACAAACTACTAACAATGTACAGTGGAGTTTATCACACGCGTAAGTAAAATGTAGGACAATAACATAAAGGCCAGGACAGGACAAATGGAAATATACACTTCTAAGTTTCTTTTAGCTTTTACCCTATGCGAGGTGACACGGTGTCACTTCTAGGCAGAACATAGTAAGTTGAAGCCGTACAGTATATACCACAaagcagaggtcagcaaactttttctgtaaagtgcCGGATAAAGATGTTAGGCTTTGTGGATCCTACAGTCTCTTTTACCTACTCAGCTCTGCAGCTGTGATACAAAAGCAGCCACTGGCAGCGTGTACATGGATGAGCAGGACTGTATGCAAAACTGCATTTGTGGAGTCTGAAAGGTGAATTTCATGTCACTTTCAGTTGTTGCAAATATTCTTTGCTTTATTcccagccatttaaaaatgtaaaaaccgtCCAAAGCTTACAGCCATACAAAAGCAGGTGGCTGGCTAGATTTTTGCCTGGAAGCCAGTTTGCCAAccatttaaacaacagaaacaaagatTTAAAGCTAATAAAGCtggggactcctggctggctctgtcatgtgattcttgagctcagggttgtgagttcgagccccatgatgggtgcAGAGATTATGTAAAAACAGTActgtaaggggtgcctgggtggctcagtcagttaagtgtcagactcttgatttttggctcaagtcatctTCTCGGGGTTGTAAGATCACACACCCTGCATGGGACCCtaccctcagtggggagtctgcttgagattctctcccttcctttcctaccccactaaaataaataaaataaaaaataaaaataaacaaaatctttaaataaataaagcgaAAATGAGCTAATGAAAGAATACAATGCGACAAAACTTACAGGttccaaaagaaggcagaaaaagaagaaaaggtaaacaAAGAAGAGGTATTAAGTAGAAAATTAGCAGTAAGATGGTAAACTTAGGCATAACTGtatcaataattaaattaaatgtaagtggtctaaacattccaattaaaaggcagaaattgggggcacctggctggttcagtgggttaaagtctctgccttcggctcaggtcttggtcccagggtactgggatggagccccacaccagactctctgctcagcagggagcctgcttcccttcccctctctctctgcctgcctctgcctacttgtgatctgtgtcaaataaataaataaaatctttttttaagaaaggcagAAATTGTTAGactgaataaaaaagcaaaacccaactATATATGCTCCCTACAAGTAACACCCTTTAAATATAAGTATTAACAGATGGGTTAAAAATTAaagggtgggggggtgcctgggtggctcagtgggttgggcctctgccttcagctcaggtcatgatctcagggtcctgggatcgagccccgcatcggattctctgctaggtgggaagcctgcttcccacccgccccccacctgcctctctgtctacttgtgatctctctctgtcaaataaacacataaaatctttttaaaaaaataaaacaaacaaataaattaaagggTGGGAAAAGATACACCATGCTAATACCAGTCagtcaaaagaaagcaggagtattTTAATATCAGACTAGATTTTAAAGCAAGGAATATTACCAGGTATAGAGATACCTAGTATCTCTATCATAATGATAGAAAGGTCAATTAAGCAAGAGAACACATATGCCCTAATAAGAGCATCAAattacacaaaacaaaacctgatggaacaacagcaaaacagacaaatccacaatGACTGCTGGAGATTTCAATGGCCCCCTTCAATAACTAATAgaacaagaagacagaaatcaTCAGCAAGGATATATAAAACCGCAGCAAAGCTATACGCCAATAGGACCTCTAATGGACATTTAGAGAACACTACAGCCCACAACAGCGGAATatccattcttttcaagtgcacacatAATCTTTGCACTGTAGAACTATTCACAATAAATTGAAGAGGTTCAAGTCATACCAAGTATGTTCTCAGtctacaatggaattaaattaaaaatcaataaaagaaagacatttggAGGACTTTCTAAGTATCTGGAAGCTAAAtaacatatttctctctctctctctctttttaaaagactttatttatatatttggcagacagagatcacaagtaggcagagaggcaggcagagagagggagaagcaggctccctgctgagcagagcccaatgtggggcttgattccaggaccctgagatcatgacctgagctgaaggcaaagacttaacccactgagccacccaggtgcccctctttttctttttcttttttttttttttaagattgatttaggggcatctgggtggcacagttggtcaGGCaacaaactcttggtttcagcttgggtcatgatctcagggtcatgggatcgagtcccatgtcatgCTCCATGCAAAGCCTGTTTGggtgcttctctctccctcttttctgccCCTATacccctccaaataaataaataaatcttaaaaaaaaagattatttattttgtagagaaagagagcataaacaggaggggtaaaagcagagagagagagaatcccaggcagactccacactgagcacagagcccagtggcagtggtg
The DNA window shown above is from Mustela nigripes isolate SB6536 chromosome 17, MUSNIG.SB6536, whole genome shotgun sequence and carries:
- the CCER2 gene encoding coiled-coil domain-containing glutamate-rich protein 2; protein product: MQRRGPASVLLLLPLPLLLALLLGAATAAPLVPRSSKEELTRCLAEVVTEVLALGQAQRSPCTALLHKEMCQTEPYGCVSAKEKGLLLEDFKKQEAGKTRSSQEVREEEEEAAERAHKSEVREQTIHEQLHSRLRQEENEEEEEEEKAEEEEKRKKRGPMESFEGEGLWRHRLEGRGGPQKRVAEQASDEETAQFEAEEKGLQVLGEGGGLWRGAEGGGGEGHEDSLHRHRSHQSEAEPKQEEKEEASEREEHDMERLEHVRKELKKATEILGEEIRREG
- the NFKBIB gene encoding NF-kappa-B inhibitor beta isoform X2, giving the protein MAGVACLGKAPEADEWCDSGLGSLGPDASAPGGPGLGAELGPGLSWAPLVFGYVSEDGDTALHLAVIHQHEPFLDFLLGFAAGTEYLDLQNDLGQGPDCTSDADRPPVTLYPEPDSEKEDEESEEDWKLQLEAENYEGHTPLHVAVIHKDAEMVRLLREAGADLNKLEPTCGRSPLHLAVEAQAADVLELLLRAGADPATRMYGGRTPLGSAMLRPNPILARLLRAHGAPEPEDEDDRPRPCSSSSDSDSGDEGDEYDDIVVHSGQSPNRLPPTPASKPLPDDPV
- the NFKBIB gene encoding NF-kappa-B inhibitor beta isoform X1, producing the protein MAGVACLGKAPEADEWCDSGLGSLGPDASAPGGPGLGAELGPGLSWAPLVFGYVSEDGDTALHLAVIHQHEPFLDFLLGFAAGTEYLDLQNDLGQTALHLAAILGEASTVEKLYAAGAGLHVAERGGHTALHLACRMRAHACARVLLQPRPRCARGAPNTYLAQGPDCTSDADRPPVTLYPEPDSEKEDEESEEDWKLQLEAENYEGHTPLHVAVIHKDAEMVRLLREAGADLNKLEPTCGRSPLHLAVEAQAADVLELLLRAGADPATRMYGGRTPLGSAMLRPNPILARLLRAHGAPEPEDEDDRPRPCSSSSDSDSGDEGDEYDDIVVHSGQSPNRLPPTPASKPLPDDPV